Proteins encoded in a region of the Canis lupus familiaris isolate Mischka breed German Shepherd chromosome 1, alternate assembly UU_Cfam_GSD_1.0, whole genome shotgun sequence genome:
- the ISOC2 gene encoding isochorismatase domain-containing protein 2 isoform X2, with translation MATMRSNLGRVLPGSSILFLCDMQEKFRHIAYFPQIVSVAARMLKNTTLDLLDRGLQVHVVVDGCSSRSQVDRLVALARMRQSGAFLSTSEGLILQLVGDAAHPQFKEIQKIIKEPAPDSGLLGLFQGQNPLFR, from the exons ATGGCAACTATGAGGTCCAACCTGGGCCGAGTCCTCCCTGGATCATCCATCCTGTTCCTGTGTGACATGCAGGAGAAGTTCCGCCATATCGCATACTTTCCCCAGATTGTCTCTGTGGCTGCCCGCATGCTCAAG AACACCACCTTGGACCTCTTGGACCGGGGGCTGCAGGTCCATGTGGTGGTGGATGGCTGCTCTTCTCGCAG CCAGGTGGACAGGCTGGTGGCCCTGGCCCGGATGCGACAAAGTGGCGCCTTCCTCTCCACCAGCGAAGGGCTGATTCTGCAGCTTGTGGGTGATGCCGCCCACCCCCAGTTTAAGGAG ATTCAGAAGATCATCAAGGAGCCCGCCCCTGACAGCGGGCTGCTGGGCCTCTTCCAAGGCCAGAACCCCCTCTTCCGCTGA
- the ISOC2 gene encoding isochorismatase domain-containing protein 2 isoform X1: MATMRSNLGRVLPGSSILFLCDMQEKFRHIAYFPQIVSVAARMLKVARLLEVPAVLTEQYPEGLGPTVPELGAQGLRPVAKTCFSMVPAVQKELESRPQLCSVLLCGIETQACILNTTLDLLDRGLQVHVVVDGCSSRSQVDRLVALARMRQSGAFLSTSEGLILQLVGDAAHPQFKEIQKIIKEPAPDSGLLGLFQGQNPLFR; the protein is encoded by the exons ATGGCAACTATGAGGTCCAACCTGGGCCGAGTCCTCCCTGGATCATCCATCCTGTTCCTGTGTGACATGCAGGAGAAGTTCCGCCATATCGCATACTTTCCCCAGATTGTCTCTGTGGCTGCCCGCATGCTCAAG GTGGCCAGGCTGCTGGAGGTACCAGCTGTGCTGACAGAGCAGTACCCAGAAGGCCTGGGCCCCACAGTCCCTGAGCTGGGGGCTCAAGGCCTGCGGCCAGTGGCCAAAACTTGCTTCAGCATGGTGCCTGCAGTGCAAAAGGAGCTGGAATCACGGCCCCAGCTGTGTTCTGTGCTCCTCTGTGGCATTGAGACACAGGCCTGCATCCTG AACACCACCTTGGACCTCTTGGACCGGGGGCTGCAGGTCCATGTGGTGGTGGATGGCTGCTCTTCTCGCAG CCAGGTGGACAGGCTGGTGGCCCTGGCCCGGATGCGACAAAGTGGCGCCTTCCTCTCCACCAGCGAAGGGCTGATTCTGCAGCTTGTGGGTGATGCCGCCCACCCCCAGTTTAAGGAG ATTCAGAAGATCATCAAGGAGCCCGCCCCTGACAGCGGGCTGCTGGGCCTCTTCCAAGGCCAGAACCCCCTCTTCCGCTGA